One window of the Streptomyces sp. ITFR-21 genome contains the following:
- a CDS encoding VgrG-related protein, translating into MSTPEARGGRSFAADPVVEAPGELPPAWAAQLVSCVVDENVGLPDTALLTYRDPDNEFLASTGITLGTVLRVSVVTAGGRARERLFNGEVTAVEIDRDSTGSFTVLRAYSRAHRLQRGRKVVAYRNMTAAAIVRKVAAGAGLTCGKVEASAVTYGQLSQANVSDWDFLQYLAGENGAQVRVDDQGLLQFTRPERAAGAPAPSTPATQSPMVLEYGRNLLALRAALSGADGAGTVEVRGWDVTTRTPLVARHPSVTSETVLPGLDPASGARFGPSAKLTVTDTPYRTQAETAAAADSIAAQVSAGFAELEAVAEGNPRLRAGRPVALGNVGKAFSGRYTATAVRHSLEPHGGYRTTVWVSASPDRSLAGLVTGANAPGRGPRMPGLAIGVVTDVQEPGGAQQGGVRLTFPWLDDTYVTDWVRTVQWGGRGGGGVVSPEVNDEVLVGFEQGLLDSPYVIGGLYNGVDHPAPHDVPLVDRGSGKVNRRSLASRSGHRVELLEVPAPGPAGVRLRTADGRLEVLLHDRDHRIELTVYAAGGRRPLSSVLLDGSGITLDARTGAVRVKGGTVEIDATAAVTVGGRSVSVTGQTDVTVDGGLLGVLKADLIRIN; encoded by the coding sequence GTGAGCACGCCGGAGGCGCGCGGCGGCCGGTCGTTCGCGGCGGACCCCGTCGTGGAGGCGCCCGGCGAACTGCCGCCGGCCTGGGCGGCGCAGCTGGTCAGCTGCGTGGTGGACGAGAACGTGGGCCTGCCGGACACGGCGCTGCTCACCTACCGCGATCCCGACAACGAGTTCCTGGCGTCCACCGGCATCACCTTGGGCACGGTGCTGCGGGTGTCGGTGGTGACGGCCGGCGGGCGGGCCCGCGAGCGGCTGTTCAACGGCGAGGTGACGGCGGTGGAGATCGACCGGGACAGCACGGGCTCGTTCACGGTGTTGCGGGCGTACTCCCGGGCGCACCGGTTGCAGCGCGGCCGCAAGGTGGTGGCGTACCGGAACATGACGGCCGCCGCCATCGTCCGCAAGGTCGCCGCCGGGGCGGGTCTGACCTGCGGGAAGGTGGAGGCGTCGGCGGTCACGTACGGGCAGCTGTCACAGGCCAACGTCTCCGACTGGGACTTCCTGCAGTACCTGGCCGGCGAGAACGGCGCGCAGGTGCGGGTCGACGACCAGGGCCTGCTGCAGTTCACCCGGCCCGAGCGGGCGGCGGGCGCACCCGCGCCGTCCACCCCGGCCACGCAGAGCCCGATGGTGCTGGAGTACGGGCGCAACCTGCTGGCGCTGCGGGCCGCGCTGTCGGGCGCGGACGGCGCGGGCACGGTCGAGGTGCGCGGCTGGGACGTCACCACCAGGACCCCGCTGGTGGCCCGGCACCCGTCGGTGACCAGCGAGACGGTGCTGCCCGGACTCGACCCGGCGTCCGGCGCCCGGTTCGGGCCGTCGGCGAAGCTGACGGTGACGGACACCCCGTACCGCACGCAGGCCGAGACCGCGGCGGCGGCGGACTCCATCGCCGCCCAGGTCAGCGCCGGTTTCGCGGAGTTGGAGGCGGTGGCCGAGGGCAACCCGCGGCTGCGGGCGGGGCGGCCGGTCGCGCTCGGCAACGTGGGGAAGGCGTTCTCCGGCCGGTACACCGCGACGGCGGTGCGGCACAGCCTGGAGCCGCACGGCGGCTACCGGACCACGGTGTGGGTCAGCGCCAGCCCGGACCGGTCGCTGGCGGGCCTGGTCACCGGCGCGAACGCGCCCGGCCGCGGCCCGCGCATGCCGGGGCTGGCGATCGGCGTGGTGACGGACGTGCAGGAGCCGGGCGGCGCGCAGCAGGGCGGGGTGCGGCTCACGTTCCCCTGGCTGGACGACACGTACGTGACGGACTGGGTGCGGACCGTGCAGTGGGGCGGCAGGGGCGGCGGCGGTGTGGTGAGCCCCGAGGTCAACGACGAAGTGCTGGTCGGCTTCGAACAGGGTCTGCTGGACAGCCCGTACGTCATCGGCGGCCTCTACAACGGCGTGGACCACCCGGCGCCGCACGACGTTCCCCTGGTGGACCGCGGCAGCGGCAAGGTCAACCGCCGCTCGCTGGCGTCGCGTTCCGGCCACCGGGTGGAGCTGCTCGAAGTCCCCGCGCCGGGACCGGCCGGCGTGCGGCTGCGTACCGCGGACGGGCGGCTGGAGGTGCTGCTGCACGACCGCGACCACCGGATCGAGCTGACGGTGTACGCGGCCGGCGGCCGGCGACCGCTGTCCTCGGTGCTGCTGGACGGGAGCGGCATCACGCTCGACGCGCGGACCGGCGCGGTCCGGGTGAAGGGCGGCACCGTGGAGATCGACGCCACCGCGGCGGTCACGGTCGGCGGCCGGTCGGTGAGCGTGACCGGGCAGACGGACGTCACCGTCGACGGCGGACTGCTGGGGGTGCTGAAGGCGGACCTCATCCGGATCAACTGA
- a CDS encoding PAAR domain-containing protein produces the protein MPAAARIGDPTSHAGVITAPPPPVAAVVARVLIGGRPAAVEGSLHVCPQHPELGPLNVILPNPAALTAGAVLIGGLPAARMRDTTACTATVALGAVNVLIGGPL, from the coding sequence ATGCCCGCCGCAGCCCGTATCGGCGACCCCACCAGCCACGCGGGGGTGATCACCGCCCCGCCGCCACCGGTCGCCGCCGTGGTCGCGCGGGTGCTGATCGGCGGGCGGCCCGCCGCGGTCGAGGGCAGCCTGCACGTGTGCCCGCAGCATCCCGAGCTCGGCCCGCTCAACGTGATCCTGCCGAACCCGGCGGCGCTCACGGCCGGCGCCGTCCTGATCGGCGGGCTGCCGGCCGCGCGGATGCGGGACACCACGGCGTGCACCGCGACCGTGGCCCTGGGCGCGGTGAACGTCCTGATCGGGGGCCCGTTGTGA
- a CDS encoding GPW/gp25 family protein: MSERFIGRGWAFPLRVGPTGGIAMVEREREIEEAIRLVLGTAPGERPMRPEFGCGIHEYVFAPGDGATAGRIARQVREALERWEPRIGVDEVVVAFDAVDAGTLYIDVRYTVRSTNDRRNLVFPFYTIPSEEGAEEAVAD, translated from the coding sequence GTGAGCGAGCGGTTCATCGGGCGCGGCTGGGCGTTCCCGCTGCGGGTCGGGCCGACCGGCGGGATCGCCATGGTCGAGCGGGAGCGGGAGATCGAGGAGGCGATCCGGCTGGTGCTCGGCACCGCGCCCGGCGAGCGCCCGATGCGCCCGGAGTTCGGCTGCGGCATCCACGAGTACGTCTTCGCGCCCGGCGACGGCGCCACCGCGGGGCGGATCGCCCGGCAGGTGCGCGAGGCGCTGGAGCGGTGGGAGCCGCGGATCGGGGTGGACGAGGTGGTGGTGGCCTTCGACGCGGTGGACGCCGGCACCCTCTACATCGACGTGCGCTACACCGTCCGCTCCACCAACGACCGGCGCAACCTGGTCTTTCCCTTCTACACGATCCCCTCCGAGGAGGGGGCCGAGGAAGCCGTGGCGGACTGA
- a CDS encoding putative baseplate assembly protein, which yields MALPSPNLDDRRFQQLVDEAKRYVQQRAPEWTDHNVSDPGVTLIETFAYLVDQLLYRLNRVPDKNYTAFLDLLGIRLFPPAAASADVDFWLSAPQPDTVTLPAGTEVTTGDGDAQEPVVFATTDELRILPSELVRLVTAPHSGGQTDRTAALSEGRDVRCFRAAPEPGDALLFGLPTAVPRCVVAVRLDSRVEGVGVDPRQPPLVWEAWDGAGWRGCETGADTTGGLNRPGEVIVYVPSGHAASVVGGTRAGWLRCRVTEAEPGQPFYSESPTIREATVFTVGGTTSVEHAETVTDVQIGTSEGVAGQTFRLGRLPVLLDGGPPVVEVSSAEGWQRWEVVEHFGRSGPADRHVRVDAATGEFSFPPALREPDGSLRLCGAVPDKGARIRVARFRTGGGPAGNVARGAISVLRSSVPYIARVANREAARGGVDGETLANAKLRAPDALRMQERAVTAEDYEIISRQAAPSVRRVRCLPAAQGAGAVRVLVVPDAVADEGDRLRFEQLIPSQQVLEAITASLDERRLIGTRLVVEPPVYQGVTVVARLAAAPGDTDRVRDAALTALFRHLDPLRGGPDGTGWPFGRPVQYGEVFGVLQRAAGNALVEEIRLFPADPITGRRGAPASRVDVAPGALVFSHQHQVVVQAVEPEAGA from the coding sequence ATGGCCCTGCCCTCCCCCAACCTGGACGACCGGCGCTTCCAGCAGCTCGTCGACGAGGCGAAGCGCTATGTGCAGCAGCGCGCCCCGGAGTGGACCGACCACAACGTCTCCGACCCGGGGGTCACCCTGATCGAGACGTTCGCCTACCTGGTGGACCAGCTGCTGTACCGGCTGAACCGGGTGCCGGACAAGAACTACACCGCGTTCCTGGACCTGTTGGGCATCCGCCTGTTTCCGCCGGCGGCGGCGTCCGCCGACGTCGACTTCTGGCTGTCGGCGCCGCAGCCGGACACGGTGACGCTGCCGGCCGGCACCGAGGTCACCACCGGGGACGGCGACGCGCAGGAGCCGGTGGTGTTCGCCACCACGGACGAACTGCGCATCCTGCCCAGCGAGTTGGTCCGGCTGGTGACCGCGCCGCACAGCGGCGGGCAGACCGACAGGACCGCCGCGCTGTCCGAGGGCCGCGACGTGCGGTGCTTCCGGGCGGCGCCCGAACCCGGTGACGCGCTGCTGTTCGGCCTGCCCACGGCGGTGCCGCGCTGCGTGGTCGCGGTCCGCCTGGACAGCCGGGTGGAGGGCGTCGGCGTGGACCCGCGGCAGCCGCCCCTGGTGTGGGAGGCGTGGGACGGCGCTGGCTGGCGCGGATGCGAGACCGGCGCGGACACCACCGGCGGCCTGAACCGGCCCGGCGAGGTGATCGTGTACGTGCCGTCCGGGCACGCCGCGTCCGTGGTCGGCGGCACCCGGGCGGGCTGGCTGCGCTGCCGGGTCACCGAGGCCGAGCCGGGCCAGCCGTTCTACTCCGAGTCCCCGACGATCCGCGAGGCGACGGTGTTCACGGTCGGCGGCACCACCTCCGTGGAGCACGCCGAGACCGTCACCGATGTGCAGATCGGCACGTCGGAAGGGGTCGCGGGCCAGACGTTCCGGCTCGGCAGGCTGCCGGTCCTGCTCGACGGCGGGCCGCCGGTGGTGGAGGTCTCCTCCGCCGAGGGATGGCAGCGGTGGGAGGTGGTGGAGCACTTCGGCCGCTCCGGCCCCGCCGACCGGCACGTCCGGGTGGACGCCGCCACCGGCGAGTTCTCCTTCCCGCCGGCGCTGCGCGAACCGGACGGCAGCCTGCGGCTGTGCGGCGCGGTGCCGGACAAGGGCGCCCGGATCCGGGTGGCCCGCTTCCGCACCGGCGGCGGTCCGGCCGGGAACGTCGCCCGCGGCGCGATCTCGGTGCTGCGCAGCTCCGTGCCGTACATCGCCCGGGTCGCCAACCGGGAGGCGGCGCGCGGCGGGGTGGACGGCGAGACGCTGGCCAACGCCAAACTGCGGGCCCCCGACGCGCTGCGGATGCAGGAACGGGCGGTCACCGCCGAGGACTACGAGATCATCAGCCGGCAGGCGGCCCCCTCGGTGCGCCGGGTGCGCTGCCTGCCCGCCGCGCAGGGGGCGGGCGCGGTGCGGGTGCTGGTGGTGCCGGACGCGGTGGCCGACGAGGGCGACCGGCTCCGCTTCGAGCAGCTGATCCCCTCGCAGCAGGTGCTCGAGGCGATCACCGCGAGCCTGGACGAGCGGCGGCTGATCGGGACCCGGCTGGTGGTGGAGCCGCCGGTCTACCAGGGCGTGACCGTGGTCGCCCGGCTCGCGGCGGCGCCCGGCGACACCGACCGGGTGCGGGACGCGGCGCTGACGGCGTTGTTCCGGCACCTCGACCCGCTGCGCGGCGGCCCGGACGGCACCGGATGGCCGTTCGGGCGGCCGGTGCAGTACGGGGAGGTGTTCGGCGTGCTGCAACGCGCCGCCGGCAACGCGCTGGTGGAGGAGATCCGGCTGTTCCCGGCCGACCCGATCACCGGTCGGCGCGGCGCGCCGGCCAGCCGCGTCGACGTGGCCCCCGGCGCACTCGTGTTCTCCCACCAGCACCAAGTGGTCGTACAGGCGGTTGAACCGGAGGCAGGGGCATGA